AATCAGTTATTCTCACGTAACATATAACCTAAACCACGAACGGTTTGAATATATGAATCCTTGCCATCTTGATCTAATTTGTTACGTAGATAACGAATATAAACATCAACAACGTTTGTCTCTGTTCCTTCATCATATCCCCATACATTTTGAACAAGTTGTTCACGTGTTACAACATCGTTGACATTCTTCATTAGTGTCGTCAATAAATCATACTCACGTTTTGTCAAGTCAATCACTTCTCCGCCACGTTCTACTTGACGATTCTTTTTATTAATCGTCAAATCACGGAAGGTTGTGCCATCAGTTTTTTTACGCTTTTGAATTTCACGATCTTGACGACGGAAATTAGCACGTAAACGCGCGAGTAACTCTTCAATTGCGAATGGTTTTGTAATGTAGTCATCTGCGCCAATATCAAGACCAGCTACTTTATCCATGGTACTATCA
The DNA window shown above is from Lactococcus paracarnosus and carries:
- a CDS encoding response regulator transcription factor, producing MVKKILIIEDEKQLARFVSLELEHEGYNVVVRHDGRSGLEAAISQDWDMILLDLMLPELDGFEVARRLRNEKQTPITMMTARDSTMDKVAGLDIGADDYITKPFAIEELLARLRANFRRQDREIQKRKKTDGTTFRDLTINKKNRQVERGGEVIDLTKREYDLLTTLMKNVNDVVTREQLVQNVWGYDEGTETNVVDVYIRYLRNKLDQDGKDSYIQTVRGLGYMLRENN